The region TTGTTCAAAGCATTTTTATGGTATAATTGTTAAAAGAATATAAAAAAAGGAGGCACAACTATGAAATTTTCAAATCTTACTGTTGTTGAACATCCCTTAATTAAGCATAAACTTACAATTATGAGAAACAAAGAAACTGGTCCAAAAGAATTCAGAGAATTATTAAAAGAAATAACTCAATTGTTAACTTATGAAGCTACAAGAAATTTACCCACAATAAACGTCAAGATTGAAACTCCTATTCAAACTACAGTAGGAGAAATGGTTGAAGATAAAAAAATTACAATAGTTCCTATTTTAAGAGCTGGTTTGGGAATGATGGATGGTATTCTTAGTCTTGTCCCTAATGCAAGTATTGGTTTTCTAGGTATATATAGAGATCCAGATTCATTAAAACCTGTAGAATATTATTTGAAATTTCCACCTTTTTCTGAAAATCATTATGTATTTATCGTAGATCCAATGTTAGCTACAGGTTTTTCGATAAGATACGCAATTAAAAAGGTTAAAGAATTTGGGGTTAAAAATATAATTGTTATGTCATTATTATCAGCACCAGAAGGGATTAAAAATATTGAAGAAGACTATCCGGATGTAAAAATATACACAGCATCTCTTGATGAAAAATTAAATGATCATGCTTATATTATTCCTGGTTTAGGTGATGCTGGAGATAGATTATTCAGAACAAAATAAAACCGATGCTTTTGCATCGGTTTATTCTTCTATACCAAGTAATGCATTACAATACATTTCAGGATCAAAAATTTGAAGATCTTCAGCTTTTTCTCCAACACCTATAAGCTTAATTGGTATTTTCAACTCTTGATTTATGGCAAAAGCTATGCCGCCTTTTGCTGTTCCATCCAATTTTGTTATTGCTATACCACTTAAATCTATTGCTTCTTTAAATACCTTTGCTTGAATTATCCCATTTTGCCCCGTCGTACCATCTAAAACTAATAATATTTCATGTGGTGCATCTGGAATAACCTTTTGTATTACTCTCTTTATTTTTTTCAATTCTTCCATCAAATTACTTTTTGTATGTAATCTACCCGCTGTATCTATTATAACCACATCTTTATTCTTAGAAATCGCATGATTTAATGCATCATATGCAACTGCTGCTGCATCTGAACCATGCGAATGAGCTATTACATTAATATTCAATCTTTTACCCCATTCTTTTAATTGCTCAAT is a window of Marinitoga hydrogenitolerans DSM 16785 DNA encoding:
- the upp gene encoding uracil phosphoribosyltransferase; this encodes MKFSNLTVVEHPLIKHKLTIMRNKETGPKEFRELLKEITQLLTYEATRNLPTINVKIETPIQTTVGEMVEDKKITIVPILRAGLGMMDGILSLVPNASIGFLGIYRDPDSLKPVEYYLKFPPFSENHYVFIVDPMLATGFSIRYAIKKVKEFGVKNIIVMSLLSAPEGIKNIEEDYPDVKIYTASLDEKLNDHAYIIPGLGDAGDRLFRTK
- the ftsY gene encoding signal recognition particle-docking protein FtsY, with the translated sequence MGFFNKIAEGLKKTREKFFGNIKTLFSGRILDEDVLEELEEIMILSDVGVESTKDILEKLKERYKKEKSEDPLLLLRDIMVEHLDNKPLNLNPDKKPFVILVVGVNGTGKTTTIAKLGKLYKEKGKDVVFAAGDTFRAAAIEQLKEWGKRLNINVIAHSHGSDAAAVAYDALNHAISKNKDVVIIDTAGRLHTKSNLMEELKKIKRVIQKVIPDAPHEILLVLDGTTGQNGIIQAKVFKEAIDLSGIAITKLDGTAKGGIAFAINQELKIPIKLIGVGEKAEDLQIFDPEMYCNALLGIEE